In a genomic window of Zootoca vivipara chromosome 5, rZooViv1.1, whole genome shotgun sequence:
- the LZTS2 gene encoding leucine zipper putative tumor suppressor 2, translating into MAIVQTLPVSIESASEGAAQLHTSACPSPAAMGSVSSLISGRPCHKATTEFGPFRLPGGAGSQEPLCHGLPTKKTSYAYVSEEDWAEAVSPISPCSDTEDLQDDKPRVGTIRGPPPKLVPVSGKLEKAMEKTLIRPTAFKPVMPKNRSGPLQGHLALRPGASVLSESQASLAQLFGGAPAGSTEKHNSLSCRTSSHSGTMSDSGRNSLSSLPTYSTGCSQQMEPVSISMGHISLESHGGGGGGSSRGLTGPSNSDSGRSSSSKSTGSLSGRGHHSSDSGSCGGRSPVHSGADEALLIHELEEKLREREVELQHLRESLDENELAICQVYEEKQRRCEEEMEVLRQGCTAKLQQSAQKAQRSQQVLQLQIFQLQQEKKKLQEDFAQLLAERELLEKRCASFEREHTELGPRLEETKWEVCQKSGEISLLKQQLKESQAEVAQRGNELVLLRAQLREARAELQAGEEQALSLQEVARTKSLELEVCANELARRKSEAELLREKVGRLEHELEGLRSASGELCPLLAECDEAKAQRQAADTLQGLRSQAERLRAELLCERRRGEEQREAFHAERVTWQGEKDRVIRYQKQLQHNYIQMYRHNRDLESQLRHLSLELEARDMDEYEMHGGEGICFEEIAATEI; encoded by the exons ATGGCCATAGTGCAGACCCTGCCTGTATCCATTGAGTCTGCCTCCGAAGGGGCTGCCCAGCTCCACACGAGTGCCTGCCCGTCCCCTGCAGCCATGGGCAGTGTCAGCAGCCTAATCTCCGGCCGGCCTTGCCACAAAGCCACGACAGAGTTTGGCCCTTTCCGCCTGCCTGGCGGGGCCGGTTCCCAAGAGCCCCTGTGCCATGGACTTCCCACCAAGAAGACCAGCTATGCTTACGTAAGCGAAGAGGACTGGGCCGAAGCGgtgtctcccatcagcccctgtagTGACACGGAAGACCTGCAGGATGACAAGCCCCGGGTCGGCACCATCCGCGGACCACCCCCCAAGTTGGTGCCTGTCTCAGGGAAACTTGAGAAG GCCATGGAGAAGACGCTTATCCGCCCCACGGCCTTCAAGCCAGTCATGCCCAAGAACCGCAGTGGCCCCCTGCAGGGGCACTTGGCTCTGCGTCCCGGTGCCTCCGTGCTCTCTGAGAGCCAAGCTAGTCTTGCCCAGCTCTTTGGCGGcgcccctgcaggcagcaccGAGAAGCACAACTCCCTGAGCTGCCGAACCAGCTCTCACTCGGGGACCATGTCGGACTCGGGGCGCAACTCCCTCTCGAGCCTCCCTACCTACAGTACTGGATGCAGCCAGCAGATGGAGCCAGTCAGCATCTCCATGGGCCACATCAGCCTGGAAagccacggcggcggcggcggcggcagttcgCGTGGCCTCACGGGGCCTTCAAACTCGGACAGCGGCCGCTCGTCGTCGAGCAAGAGCACGGGGTCTCTGAGCGGCCGGGGCCACCATTCCTCCGACAGCGGCTCCTGCGGGGGGCGTTCGCCTGTTCACAGCGGAGCGGATGAAGCCCTTCTCATTCACGAACTTGAGGAGAAGTTGCGGGAGCGTGAGGTTGAGCTGCAGCACCTGAGGGAGAGCTTGGACGAGAATGAGTTGGCCATTTGCCAG GTGTACGAGGAGAAGCAGAGGCGCTGCGAGGAAGAGATGGAAGTGCTGCGGCAGGGCTGCACCGCCAAGCTCCAGCAGTCGGCGCAGAAGGCCCAGCGCAGCCAGCAGGTGCTGCAGCTCCAGATCTTccagctgcagcaggagaagaagaaactCCAGGAGGATTTTGCGCAGCTGCTGGCTGAGCGGGAGCTGctggagaagcgctgcgcctcCTTTGAGCGAGAGCACACGGAGCTGGGGCCGCGCTTGGAAGAGACTAAATGGGAG GTGTGCCAGAAGTCCGGTGAGATCTCGCTACTGAAACAGCAGCTGAAGGAATCGCAGGCGGAGGTGGCTCAGCGGGGCAACGAGCTGGTGCTTCTAAGGGCCCAGCTGAGAGAAGCAAGGGCTGAGCTGCAGGCTGGCGAAGAGCAGGCGCTGAGCTTGCAGGAAGTGGCCCGCACCAAGTCCTTGGAGCTGGAGGTGTGTGCCAACGAGCTGGCCAGGCGCAAGAGCGAGGCGGAGCTGCTGCGCGAGAAGGTGGGGCGGCTGGAGCACGAGTTGGAGGGACTGCGCAGTGCGAGCGGGGAGCTCTGCCCCCTGTTGGCCGAGTGCGACGAGGCCAAGGCTCAGCGCCAGGCGGCGGATACCCTGCAGGGCTTGCGCTCCCAGGCCGAACGGCTGCGCGCCGAGCTGCTGTGCGAGCGCCGGCGCGGCGAGGAGCAGCGGGAAGCTTTCCACGCCGAGCGTGTCACTTGGCAGGGGGAAAAGGACAGGGTCATCCGCTACCAGAAGCAGCTGCAGCACAACTATATCCAGATGTACCGGCACAACCGCGACTTGGAGAGCCAGCTGCGCCACCTCAGCCTCGAACTCGAGGCCCGGGACATGGATGAGTACGAGATGCACGGGGGCGAAGGCATCTGCTTCGAGGAGATTGCTGCCACCGAGATCTGA